A stretch of the Flavobacterium sp. 5 genome encodes the following:
- the nusG gene encoding transcription termination/antitermination protein NusG produces MADNNIKKWYVVRAVSGQENKVKAYIETEIARLGMSDYVSQVLVPTEKVVTVKEGKKLSKDKVYFPGYVMLEANLVGEIPHIIKSITSVIGFLGETKGGEPVPLRMSEVNRMLGKVDELAVNTDTRSIPFNLGETIKVIDGPFNGFNGTVEKINEEKRKLEVMVKIFGRKTPLELSFMQVEKV; encoded by the coding sequence ATGGCTGATAATAATATAAAAAAGTGGTATGTCGTTCGTGCGGTAAGCGGACAAGAAAATAAAGTGAAAGCTTATATCGAAACAGAAATAGCTCGTCTAGGGATGAGTGATTATGTTTCGCAAGTTCTTGTGCCTACTGAAAAAGTAGTTACTGTAAAAGAAGGTAAAAAGTTGTCTAAAGATAAAGTTTACTTTCCTGGATATGTTATGTTGGAAGCCAATTTAGTTGGGGAAATTCCTCATATTATCAAGTCTATCACAAGTGTTATTGGTTTCTTAGGCGAAACAAAAGGTGGTGAACCTGTTCCGTTAAGAATGTCAGAAGTAAATAGAATGTTAGGTAAAGTTGATGAGTTAGCTGTAAATACAGATACTCGTTCTATTCCTTTCAACTTAGGAGAAACTATTAAAGTGATCGATGGTCCTTTTAATGGTTTTAACGGTACAGTTGAAAAAATAAATGAAGAAAAGCGTAAACTTGAAGTAATGGTGAAAATTTTCGGAAGAAAAACTCCATTAGAATTAAGTTTTATGCAAGTTGAAAAAGTATAA
- the secE gene encoding preprotein translocase subunit SecE: MTKVVNYISESFEELKSNVTWPEWAEVQRLTIVVAVFSVVFALATWGTDEVCAKTLAVFFNWIKA, encoded by the coding sequence ATGACAAAAGTTGTTAATTACATATCAGAATCATTTGAGGAATTAAAATCAAATGTAACTTGGCCAGAGTGGGCTGAAGTGCAACGTCTTACAATTGTTGTAGCTGTGTTTTCAGTGGTATTTGCTTTAGCAACATGGGGAACAGATGAAGTATGTGCAAAAACATTAGCTGTATTTTTTAACTGGATAAAAGCATAA